In Ischnura elegans chromosome 9, ioIscEleg1.1, whole genome shotgun sequence, the following proteins share a genomic window:
- the LOC124165065 gene encoding gamma-aminobutyric acid type B receptor subunit 1 isoform X5, whose product MKVCEPGLGASVMYNLLYNKPQKLMLLAGCSTVCTTVAEAAKMWNLVVLCYGASSPALSDRNRFPTLFRTHPSATVHNPTRIKLMEKYGWSRVAILQQAEEVFISTVEDLEARCKRSGIEIITRQSFLSDPTDAVRNLRRQDARVIVGLFYVVAARRVLCEVFKQKLYGKSHVWFFIGWYEDNWFVENLDQEGIKCTAEEMKMAAEGHLTTEALMWNQNEQQTISGMTTNDFRERLNKALKKRYEIDEERYPEGYQEAPLAYDAVWAVALAFNKTMEKLNRQGKRSLKDFTYTDKETADDIYSAINSTQFLGVSGYVAFSSQGDRIALTQIEQAVDGKYVLLGYYDTQSDNLTWFNRERWSGGKVPQDRTIVRRVLRTVSLGLFVSMCTISLVGILWAAALILFNFLHRHRRVIQLSQPACNTLMLVGVVLCLGSVFPLGLDGRFVEGEAYPTVCTARSWLLCTGFSLAYGAMFSKVWRVHRLTTKAKADPKADEGWKLYVMVGGFLFVDVALLLSWQLTDPPERGIEVFPLEDPLNTEDDIKIRPELEHCESQHSTVWLGILYGYKGLVLIFGLFLAYETRSIKVKAINDSRLVGMSIYNVVVLCLITAPVTMVIASQQDAGYAFVALSIIFCCFLSMALIFVPKVIEVMRHPGEKERGSDGAQSDGGMTREEEERYRSLLAENDELQKLISAKEEKIRLLKQRLEEKEAAEGGGNRGKQRHGGRRRQVDSPAGVFTISEIDRKIPITHKEWL is encoded by the exons ATGAAGGTG TGCGAACCTGGGCTTGGTGCCTCTGTCATGTACAACTTATTGTACAACAAGCCTCAAAAGCTTATGCTGCTTGCTGGCTGCAGTACAGTTTGCACAACAGTGGCAGAGGCAGCAAAGATGTGGAACTTAGTTGTG CTCTGCTATGGTGCCAGCTCTCCAGCACTCTCAGACAGAAACCGATTTCCAACTCTCTTTCGGACTCATCCATCAGCCACTGTTCATAATCCAACCCGCATTAAGCTGATGGAGAAATATGGGTGGTCAAGGGTTGCCATTCTCCAGCAAGCTGAAGAAGTTTTCATCTCT ACTGTTGAAGATTTGGAAGCGAGATGTAAACGTAGTGGGATAGAAATAATAACGCGGCAAAGTTTCTTGAGTGACCCCACTGATGCCGTTCGCAATTTGAGGCGACAGGATGCTCGTGTAATAGTGGGACTTTTCTATGTAGTCGCAGCTCGCCGCGTATTGTGTGAAGTTTTCAAGCAAAAACTCTACGGGAAGTCACATGTTTGGTTTTTTATTG GTTGGTATGAGGATAATTGGTTTGTTGAGAACTTGGATCAAGAAGGTATTAAATGCACTGCAGAAGAAATGAAGATGGCAGCAGAGGGTCATTTGACCACAGAAGCACTTATGTGGAATCAAAATGAACAGCAGACTATATCAGGAATG ACCACGAATGACTTCCGGGAGCGACTTAATAAAGCACTGAAGAAGAGATATGAAATTGACGAAGAGCGTTATCCTGAAGGATATCAAGAAGCACCCTTAGCTTATGATGCAGTTTGGGCTGTAGCTTTAG catttaataaaacaatggaaaaattaaacagGCAAGGAAAGAGAAGCTTGAAAGACTTCACATACACTGATAAAGAGACTGCTGATGATATTTACTCTGCAATCAATTCAACCCAGTTCCTTGGAGTTTCG GGCTATGTTGCATTCAGCTCTCAAGGTGATCGTATTGCCTTGACTCAAATAGAGCAGGCTGTGGATGGGAAGTATGTTCTTCTTGGATACTATGACACCCAGAGTGATAATTTGACTTGGTTCAACAGAGAACGCTGGAGTG GTGGCAAAGTACCACAAGACCGGACCATTGTTCGACGAGTCCTTCGAACTGTGTCTTTAGGACTCTTTGTCTCTATGTGCACAATATCCCTTGTGGGTATTCTTTGGGCTGCTGCactaatattattcaattttttacatcGTCACCGAAG gGTGATACAACTTTCCCAACCGGCGTGCAACACATTGATGCTAGTCGGTGTTGTGCTGTGTCTCGGGAGTGTCTTCCCCTTGGGCCTGGATGGTCGGTTTGTGGAAGGGGAGGCGTACCCAACTGTTTGCACTGCTCGTTCGTGGCTGCTGTGCactggtttctcacttgcatatgGTGCCATGTTTTCTAAAGTTTGGAGAGTGCACAGGCTTACAACTAAGGCTAAGGCAGATCCTAAG GCCGATGAAGGATGGAAACTCTATGTGATGGTGGGAGGATTTTTGTTTGTGGATGTAGCTTTGCTCTTGTCATGGCAGCTGACAGACCCTCCCGAAAGGGGAATTGAAGTGTTTCCTTTGGAAGATCCTCTTAACACTGAAGATGATATCAAGATTCGACCAGAACTTGAGCACTGTGAGAGCCAGCACAGTACAGTGTGGTTag GTATACTTTATGGTTACAAAGGACTTGTGCTGATCTTTGGTCTCTTTTTGGCCTACGAAACTCGCAGCATCAAGGTGAAAGCCATAAATGATTCGCGTTTGGTGGGAATGTCCATCTATAATGTTGTAGTGCTATGTCTCATCACAGCTCCCGTTACAATGGTTATAGCATCTCAGCAAGATGCTGGCTATGCTTTCGTGGCTCTCTCCATCATATTTTGCTGTTTCCTGAGTATGGCTTTGATATTTGTGCCAAAA GTAATTGAAGTGATGAGACATCCTGGAGAGAAGGAACGTGGGAGTGATGGTGCACAATCTGATGGCGGAATGACTCGGGAGGAAGAGGAGCGTTACAGAAGCCTTCTGGCTGAGAATGACGAATTGCAGAAGCTCATCTCAGCA AAAGAAGAGAAGATAAGGCTGTTGAAGCAGCGGCTGGAGGAGAAAGAAGCTGCCGAAGGTGGTGGCAATCGTGGAAAGCAACGCCATGGGGGGCGCAGGAGACAAGTGGACTCTCCTGCAG GAGTTTTTACAATCTCGGAAATTGATAGGAAGATCCCAATCACCCATAAGGAGTGGTTGTGA
- the LOC124165065 gene encoding gamma-aminobutyric acid type B receptor subunit 1 isoform X6: MKCEPGLGASVMYNLLYNKPQKLMLLAGCSTVCTTVAEAAKMWNLVVLCYGASSPALSDRNRFPTLFRTHPSATVHNPTRIKLMEKYGWSRVAILQQAEEVFISTVEDLEARCKRSGIEIITRQSFLSDPTDAVRNLRRQDARVIVGLFYVVAARRVLCEVFKQKLYGKSHVWFFIGWYEDNWFVENLDQEGIKCTAEEMKMAAEGHLTTEALMWNQNEQQTISGMTTNDFRERLNKALKKRYEIDEERYPEGYQEAPLAYDAVWAVALAFNKTMEKLNRQGKRSLKDFTYTDKETADDIYSAINSTQFLGVSGYVAFSSQGDRIALTQIEQAVDGKYVLLGYYDTQSDNLTWFNRERWSGGKVPQDRTIVRRVLRTVSLGLFVSMCTISLVGILWAAALILFNFLHRHRRVIQLSQPACNTLMLVGVVLCLGSVFPLGLDGRFVEGEAYPTVCTARSWLLCTGFSLAYGAMFSKVWRVHRLTTKAKADPKADEGWKLYVMVGGFLFVDVALLLSWQLTDPPERGIEVFPLEDPLNTEDDIKIRPELEHCESQHSTVWLGILYGYKGLVLIFGLFLAYETRSIKVKAINDSRLVGMSIYNVVVLCLITAPVTMVIASQQDAGYAFVALSIIFCCFLSMALIFVPKVIEVMRHPGEKERGSDGAQSDGGMTREEEERYRSLLAENDELQKLISAKEEKIRLLKQRLEEKEAAEGGGNRGKQRHGGRRRQVDSPAGVFTISEIDRKIPITHKEWL; this comes from the exons ATGAAG TGCGAACCTGGGCTTGGTGCCTCTGTCATGTACAACTTATTGTACAACAAGCCTCAAAAGCTTATGCTGCTTGCTGGCTGCAGTACAGTTTGCACAACAGTGGCAGAGGCAGCAAAGATGTGGAACTTAGTTGTG CTCTGCTATGGTGCCAGCTCTCCAGCACTCTCAGACAGAAACCGATTTCCAACTCTCTTTCGGACTCATCCATCAGCCACTGTTCATAATCCAACCCGCATTAAGCTGATGGAGAAATATGGGTGGTCAAGGGTTGCCATTCTCCAGCAAGCTGAAGAAGTTTTCATCTCT ACTGTTGAAGATTTGGAAGCGAGATGTAAACGTAGTGGGATAGAAATAATAACGCGGCAAAGTTTCTTGAGTGACCCCACTGATGCCGTTCGCAATTTGAGGCGACAGGATGCTCGTGTAATAGTGGGACTTTTCTATGTAGTCGCAGCTCGCCGCGTATTGTGTGAAGTTTTCAAGCAAAAACTCTACGGGAAGTCACATGTTTGGTTTTTTATTG GTTGGTATGAGGATAATTGGTTTGTTGAGAACTTGGATCAAGAAGGTATTAAATGCACTGCAGAAGAAATGAAGATGGCAGCAGAGGGTCATTTGACCACAGAAGCACTTATGTGGAATCAAAATGAACAGCAGACTATATCAGGAATG ACCACGAATGACTTCCGGGAGCGACTTAATAAAGCACTGAAGAAGAGATATGAAATTGACGAAGAGCGTTATCCTGAAGGATATCAAGAAGCACCCTTAGCTTATGATGCAGTTTGGGCTGTAGCTTTAG catttaataaaacaatggaaaaattaaacagGCAAGGAAAGAGAAGCTTGAAAGACTTCACATACACTGATAAAGAGACTGCTGATGATATTTACTCTGCAATCAATTCAACCCAGTTCCTTGGAGTTTCG GGCTATGTTGCATTCAGCTCTCAAGGTGATCGTATTGCCTTGACTCAAATAGAGCAGGCTGTGGATGGGAAGTATGTTCTTCTTGGATACTATGACACCCAGAGTGATAATTTGACTTGGTTCAACAGAGAACGCTGGAGTG GTGGCAAAGTACCACAAGACCGGACCATTGTTCGACGAGTCCTTCGAACTGTGTCTTTAGGACTCTTTGTCTCTATGTGCACAATATCCCTTGTGGGTATTCTTTGGGCTGCTGCactaatattattcaattttttacatcGTCACCGAAG gGTGATACAACTTTCCCAACCGGCGTGCAACACATTGATGCTAGTCGGTGTTGTGCTGTGTCTCGGGAGTGTCTTCCCCTTGGGCCTGGATGGTCGGTTTGTGGAAGGGGAGGCGTACCCAACTGTTTGCACTGCTCGTTCGTGGCTGCTGTGCactggtttctcacttgcatatgGTGCCATGTTTTCTAAAGTTTGGAGAGTGCACAGGCTTACAACTAAGGCTAAGGCAGATCCTAAG GCCGATGAAGGATGGAAACTCTATGTGATGGTGGGAGGATTTTTGTTTGTGGATGTAGCTTTGCTCTTGTCATGGCAGCTGACAGACCCTCCCGAAAGGGGAATTGAAGTGTTTCCTTTGGAAGATCCTCTTAACACTGAAGATGATATCAAGATTCGACCAGAACTTGAGCACTGTGAGAGCCAGCACAGTACAGTGTGGTTag GTATACTTTATGGTTACAAAGGACTTGTGCTGATCTTTGGTCTCTTTTTGGCCTACGAAACTCGCAGCATCAAGGTGAAAGCCATAAATGATTCGCGTTTGGTGGGAATGTCCATCTATAATGTTGTAGTGCTATGTCTCATCACAGCTCCCGTTACAATGGTTATAGCATCTCAGCAAGATGCTGGCTATGCTTTCGTGGCTCTCTCCATCATATTTTGCTGTTTCCTGAGTATGGCTTTGATATTTGTGCCAAAA GTAATTGAAGTGATGAGACATCCTGGAGAGAAGGAACGTGGGAGTGATGGTGCACAATCTGATGGCGGAATGACTCGGGAGGAAGAGGAGCGTTACAGAAGCCTTCTGGCTGAGAATGACGAATTGCAGAAGCTCATCTCAGCA AAAGAAGAGAAGATAAGGCTGTTGAAGCAGCGGCTGGAGGAGAAAGAAGCTGCCGAAGGTGGTGGCAATCGTGGAAAGCAACGCCATGGGGGGCGCAGGAGACAAGTGGACTCTCCTGCAG GAGTTTTTACAATCTCGGAAATTGATAGGAAGATCCCAATCACCCATAAGGAGTGGTTGTGA